In Parasphingorhabdus halotolerans, a single window of DNA contains:
- a CDS encoding SLC13 family permease → MLLNWDEADRAPWGVIMMFGGGLTLAAGIINSGLSDWLGGALEPLKTVPVIVIAMALVALVILVTEFASNVATASGVMPVVASLILATGVDPVLLAVPAAMAASWGFMLPSGTGPNAIAWATNHIALPRMLKSGFLLDLAGVPIIIGCVWMVSIVTS, encoded by the coding sequence ATGTTGCTCAACTGGGACGAGGCAGATCGAGCACCTTGGGGCGTGATCATGATGTTCGGCGGCGGGCTGACATTGGCGGCGGGAATCATTAATTCCGGACTTTCCGATTGGCTCGGCGGGGCGCTCGAACCGCTGAAAACCGTACCGGTGATTGTCATCGCAATGGCGCTCGTGGCGCTCGTGATTCTGGTCACCGAATTTGCTTCGAACGTGGCAACCGCCAGTGGAGTAATGCCGGTCGTCGCCAGCCTGATTCTTGCTACTGGCGTTGATCCAGTGCTGCTCGCCGTGCCAGCGGCCATGGCGGCTAGCTGGGGATTCATGTTACCCTCCGGAACCGGGCCGAACGCGATCGCGTGGGCAACCAATCATATCGCATTGCCACGGATGCTCAAATCCGGTTTTCTGTTAGACCTTGCGGGAGTACCAATAATCATCGGCTGTGTCTGGATGGTTTCGATTGTAACCAGTTAG
- a CDS encoding HAD family hydrolase, with translation MQKLSIYDMDRTITKSGTYTPFLLHMVFARSPWRLALLPLVAFGFIAYGMKLIGRKGLKTYNQRLLLGGKPSLAALQPHIETFADKMIESNSYKRAIVQIAHDRAEGRRLVLATASYDLYVKSIAKRLGFDDVIGTVLEIDSDGNVLPKIIGENCYDEAKLGRIKTFLDGENLKREELHIRSYSDHISDVPMLEFADEAVATTPSAALRKTAKARGWTIVDWD, from the coding sequence ATGCAGAAACTTTCAATTTACGACATGGATCGTACGATAACGAAGAGCGGAACCTATACGCCGTTTCTTCTGCACATGGTTTTCGCTCGCTCGCCCTGGCGGCTGGCATTGCTCCCATTGGTTGCCTTCGGCTTTATTGCCTATGGAATGAAGCTTATCGGGCGCAAAGGCCTCAAAACCTATAATCAGCGCCTGTTACTTGGTGGTAAGCCCAGCCTTGCCGCGCTCCAGCCGCATATTGAAACATTTGCCGATAAGATGATCGAAAGTAACAGCTACAAGCGAGCCATCGTCCAAATAGCGCATGATCGCGCCGAGGGTCGTCGGCTGGTGTTGGCGACGGCATCCTATGACCTATATGTGAAATCCATCGCCAAAAGGCTGGGGTTCGATGATGTAATTGGGACTGTTCTCGAAATTGATAGTGACGGCAATGTTCTGCCAAAAATCATCGGCGAAAATTGCTATGATGAAGCCAAGCTTGGCCGTATCAAGACCTTTCTGGACGGAGAAAATCTAAAGCGGGAGGAATTGCACATCCGCTCCTATTCCGATCATATTTCCGACGTGCCGATGCTGGAGTTTGCCGATGAAGCCGTCGCCACAACGCCCAGCGCTGCATTGCGCAAAACTGCGAAGGCGCGTGGCTGGACGATTGTGGACTGGGATTGA
- the pgeF gene encoding peptidoglycan editing factor PgeF, giving the protein MGMIGSEIDRTQSNVLKPAAHGFMGRGGGISVGRYAGLNVGLGSDDDKADVLRNRQIAKEAVLPGSELMTVYQIHGTDVFHVTEKLPIEERPKADAMVTASPNILLGILTADCVPVLFSDPEARVVGAAHAGWKGLLAGVLENTIEAMIGLGADASHISAAVGPCIGQRHYEVDQSFHDRFVEADGASKQFFATGNADHFQFDLEGYAKHRLKRAKLDHVDVLGLDCYADKSRFFSYRRAKADGAGGYGRQISLIGLAPE; this is encoded by the coding sequence ATGGGCATGATAGGTAGTGAAATTGACCGGACTCAATCGAATGTTTTGAAACCGGCAGCACACGGTTTTATGGGCCGTGGCGGAGGAATTTCAGTTGGACGATATGCGGGCCTGAATGTCGGCTTGGGATCTGATGACGATAAGGCTGACGTGCTTAGAAATCGCCAGATTGCGAAAGAGGCAGTTTTGCCGGGATCGGAACTCATGACGGTATATCAGATTCATGGAACAGACGTCTTCCACGTGACCGAGAAACTCCCGATTGAAGAACGCCCAAAAGCTGATGCGATGGTTACGGCAAGTCCGAATATCCTGCTCGGGATATTGACCGCCGATTGCGTGCCAGTTCTTTTCAGTGATCCTGAAGCGCGCGTCGTTGGCGCTGCGCATGCGGGCTGGAAGGGTCTGTTGGCCGGTGTGTTGGAAAACACTATCGAGGCAATGATTGGCCTTGGTGCGGATGCTTCCCATATCAGTGCAGCGGTGGGTCCCTGCATCGGACAACGCCATTATGAAGTCGATCAGTCGTTCCACGACCGGTTTGTTGAAGCAGATGGAGCGAGTAAGCAATTTTTCGCTACGGGCAATGCCGACCACTTTCAATTCGACTTGGAAGGATATGCCAAGCATCGGCTTAAAAGAGCGAAACTGGATCACGTCGATGTTCTGGGTCTGGATTGCTATGCCGACAAATCACGCTTTTTCAGCTACCGGCGAGCGAAAGCAGATGGCGCGGGTGGCTACGGACGGCAAATTTCGCTGATAGGGCTGGCACCGGAATAA
- a CDS encoding SLC13 family permease, translating into MNAQRIGLFSGLTVFVAMLLVPSPASMSDQAWHVAALTVLMATWWMTQAVPLTATALLPFLALPVFDVMTAKEAASEYYSPILFLILGGAFLALAIERVGLHRRLALAIIGLAGKTAWGILFAFMIATALLSMLISNTSTTLIMIPIALAVLVAGGIKDKETEGFSGALIMGIAFAASIGGLGTLVGSPTNAIAAGLINKTLGMDITFLSWMAYGLPIVIVSIPVCAAILIAVQKVGRNSFDGAAARAAIGQSGPWSAPERRLVPVVALVMLGWLLQPFIESLLPDGAVTDGSIAVAGGLLLFMLPDGEGGCCSTGTRQIEHLGA; encoded by the coding sequence ATGAACGCACAGCGCATCGGACTATTTAGCGGGCTTACCGTCTTTGTCGCGATGCTGCTGGTGCCTTCACCGGCGTCGATGAGCGATCAGGCGTGGCATGTTGCTGCGCTCACCGTTCTTATGGCGACGTGGTGGATGACACAGGCGGTGCCGTTGACCGCGACCGCGCTGCTGCCGTTCCTGGCGCTACCTGTTTTCGATGTTATGACCGCAAAGGAAGCAGCGAGCGAATATTATTCGCCGATATTGTTCCTCATCCTCGGCGGCGCGTTTCTGGCATTGGCAATCGAGCGGGTCGGCTTGCACCGGCGGCTCGCACTGGCGATCATCGGGCTGGCGGGGAAAACGGCATGGGGCATATTATTTGCATTCATGATCGCCACTGCTTTGCTCAGCATGTTGATCTCAAACACCTCGACGACATTGATTATGATCCCGATCGCGCTCGCGGTTCTGGTCGCGGGCGGGATCAAGGATAAAGAGACCGAAGGTTTCTCCGGCGCGCTGATCATGGGTATCGCCTTTGCTGCCTCGATTGGCGGGCTGGGAACGCTGGTGGGAAGCCCGACCAACGCCATCGCCGCCGGGTTGATAAACAAAACGCTTGGCATGGATATCACCTTTCTCAGCTGGATGGCCTATGGTCTGCCCATTGTCATCGTCAGCATTCCCGTCTGCGCAGCGATCCTGATTGCGGTTCAGAAGGTCGGACGGAACAGTTTTGATGGCGCAGCAGCGCGAGCGGCGATCGGACAGTCGGGACCGTGGAGCGCGCCCGAACGGCGACTGGTTCCGGTGGTCGCACTGGTGATGCTTGGCTGGTTGCTACAACCGTTTATAGAATCCTTGTTGCCTGACGGTGCGGTCACCGATGGCAGCATTGCGGTCGCAGGTGGCTTGCTACTGTTCATGTTGCCTGATGGCGAGGGCGGATGTTGCTCAACTGGGACGAGGCAGATCGAGCACCTTGGGGCGTGA
- a CDS encoding cystathionine gamma-synthase family protein, protein MSDQNDVPGIPVTRRKPKAPIEEIGGRKLKPATLMMGHGYDPILSEGSLKPPIFLTSTFAFESAAAGKHFFEGITGKRPGGTEGLVYSRFNGPNQEILEDRLGIWDGSEDALAFSSGMTAISVLMLTYCSAGDVIVHSGPLYAASEGFVAKVLSKFGVTYLDFPAGATREELDAILDKAKIKASEQGGKVAMIYLESPANPTNALVDIEAVRDARDAVLGAGGPPIAIDNTFLGPLWQQPLNNGADIVVYSLTKYVGGHSDLVAGSLAGAKKWMDPVRALRNTMGGICDPNTAWMLMRSLETVELRMERAGQNASKVCEFLAQHPKVDGLGYLGMISDARQQDIFDRHCSGAGSTFSVFIKGGEEESFRFLDSLRIAKLAVSLGGTETLVSLPAAMTHLSVPDERKAQLGITDNLVRISVGVEDPDDLIADFEQALEAV, encoded by the coding sequence ATGTCTGATCAAAATGATGTGCCCGGAATTCCCGTAACACGCCGCAAACCCAAAGCGCCGATTGAGGAAATCGGTGGTCGCAAACTGAAACCGGCGACGTTGATGATGGGGCACGGTTATGATCCGATATTATCAGAAGGCTCCTTGAAGCCCCCGATTTTTTTGACTTCGACCTTCGCGTTTGAAAGCGCGGCAGCGGGAAAACATTTCTTTGAGGGCATTACCGGCAAACGCCCCGGCGGCACTGAAGGGCTGGTCTATTCGCGCTTCAACGGTCCCAATCAGGAAATTCTCGAAGATCGCTTGGGCATTTGGGACGGCTCAGAAGACGCGCTGGCTTTTTCCAGCGGGATGACAGCAATTTCTGTATTGATGCTGACCTACTGCTCTGCAGGCGACGTCATTGTCCATAGTGGCCCGCTTTATGCAGCAAGCGAGGGTTTTGTCGCCAAGGTGTTGAGCAAATTTGGTGTGACCTATCTTGATTTTCCGGCAGGCGCTACGCGGGAAGAGCTGGATGCCATTCTGGACAAAGCCAAAATCAAGGCTTCAGAGCAGGGCGGCAAGGTTGCGATGATCTATCTGGAAAGTCCTGCCAACCCAACCAATGCACTGGTGGACATCGAGGCCGTACGCGATGCGCGCGATGCCGTACTGGGCGCAGGTGGCCCGCCAATCGCAATCGACAATACATTTCTCGGACCATTATGGCAGCAGCCGCTCAATAACGGCGCGGATATTGTGGTTTACAGTCTGACCAAATATGTTGGCGGTCACAGCGATCTGGTGGCCGGTTCGCTGGCGGGCGCGAAGAAGTGGATGGACCCGGTAAGGGCGCTCAGAAACACAATGGGAGGAATTTGCGATCCCAATACCGCCTGGATGCTGATGCGCTCTCTGGAGACGGTAGAGTTACGCATGGAACGTGCCGGACAAAACGCGTCAAAAGTATGCGAATTTCTGGCGCAGCATCCGAAAGTAGACGGATTGGGCTATCTGGGCATGATTTCCGACGCCCGACAGCAGGATATTTTTGATCGGCATTGTTCCGGTGCGGGCTCGACATTTTCAGTCTTCATAAAAGGCGGCGAAGAGGAAAGCTTCCGCTTTCTCGATAGTTTGCGCATCGCCAAGCTTGCAGTGAGTTTGGGAGGAACCGAGACGCTCGTGAGCCTTCCGGCGGCGATGACGCATCTGTCAGTTCCAGATGAGCGCAAGGCACAACTTGGCATTACCGACAATCTGGTGCGGATATCTGTCGGTGTGGAAGACCCGGATGACCTGATTGCTGATTTCGAGCAGGCACTGGAAGCGGTTTAA
- the pepN gene encoding aminopeptidase N, translating to MLDIQTTDAAIPATDPATIRREDYRPPDWFIPEIELDFQLGLERTVVRSKLDVRRSKSAKYDAPLILNGDDLLPVNVLVDGKKWNEWKLEEGNLTLPLTGAAHIVEIEVELDPSTNTQLMGLYGSNGMLCTQCEAEGFRRITFFADRPDVLSRYKVRMEGDKQAFPILLCNGDKVEEGEAEGGRHWAQWNDPWPKPSYLFALVAGDLVANSDSFTTRSGKEVELNIWVRDGDLPRTGHAMQALKDSMRWDEEVYGREYDLGLFNIVAVSDFNMGAMENKGLNVFNSRYILADPEVATDADFDGIEGVVAHEYFHNWSGNRVTCRDWFQLSLKEGFTVFRDQSFSADMSSAALKRIEDVRILRAAQFPEDAGPLAHPIRPESYQEISNFYTATVYNKGAEIIRMMHSMMGAENFRKGTDLYFDRHDGEAATCEDFVVSMEDGGGIDLTQFRVWYRTPGTPRVSAKLSHNPQTGTATLELKQSIAAGGAKPGPSEMVIPLRTALLNPETGEHDGEQLLILDKAEQSFTFEGQNDHPVLSINRGFSAPIILENSRTAEELAFLSSHDDDPFARFEAMQQLMTGYLTAQITGTPADRDIILQAIGAVLADENIDRAFLAEIILLPTEAFLGDQMVEVDPQAIHDAREKLRGKIGVQFERKFRRLYKQCVPGEFSLSAEARADRKLRNVTLGYIAASQVEDAAEIAYDQYCDANNMTAMQGALGVLSHLDAEERGHAFESFYTRFKDNALVLDKWFTMQAMSQRSDTIKRVDALSRHPDFTLANPNRVRALYGAFAGNQVRFHDPSGRGYAMIADMVIALDPQNPQTAARFIPQLGRWRRYERGRSELMRLALEKIAATSNLSKDVAEQVSKSLA from the coding sequence ATGCTAGATATTCAAACCACCGATGCTGCAATTCCGGCTACCGATCCTGCCACCATCCGCCGCGAAGATTACCGTCCACCAGACTGGTTCATTCCGGAAATCGAACTGGATTTCCAGCTTGGCCTGGAGCGAACTGTAGTCCGTTCAAAACTCGATGTCAGGCGCTCGAAAAGCGCGAAATATGACGCCCCGTTGATTCTCAACGGCGATGATCTGCTCCCGGTTAATGTGCTCGTTGATGGTAAGAAATGGAATGAATGGAAGCTTGAAGAGGGCAATCTGACTTTGCCGCTCACCGGCGCTGCACACATTGTGGAGATCGAAGTCGAGCTTGATCCATCCACCAACACCCAACTGATGGGGCTATACGGCTCAAACGGGATGTTGTGCACGCAGTGCGAGGCCGAGGGTTTTCGCCGGATAACATTCTTCGCAGACCGTCCCGATGTGTTGAGCCGCTACAAAGTAAGGATGGAAGGCGACAAGCAGGCTTTCCCGATTTTGCTTTGTAACGGCGACAAAGTGGAAGAAGGCGAGGCCGAAGGCGGGCGTCATTGGGCGCAATGGAATGACCCCTGGCCCAAGCCTAGCTATTTGTTCGCGCTGGTTGCCGGTGATCTGGTCGCCAATTCGGATAGTTTTACGACCCGCTCGGGCAAAGAAGTGGAACTCAATATCTGGGTGCGGGACGGCGATTTGCCGCGCACTGGCCACGCGATGCAGGCGCTCAAGGATTCCATGCGCTGGGATGAGGAAGTCTATGGCCGCGAATATGATCTGGGGTTGTTCAATATTGTTGCGGTAAGCGATTTCAACATGGGCGCTATGGAGAACAAGGGCCTGAACGTGTTCAATTCACGTTATATTTTGGCCGATCCCGAAGTCGCAACCGATGCTGACTTTGACGGTATCGAAGGCGTCGTCGCGCACGAATATTTTCACAATTGGTCTGGCAACCGCGTCACCTGCCGGGACTGGTTCCAGCTTTCGCTCAAGGAAGGCTTCACCGTTTTCCGCGACCAGAGCTTCTCTGCGGATATGAGTTCAGCCGCACTGAAACGTATTGAAGATGTCCGCATCCTTCGTGCCGCGCAATTTCCGGAAGATGCTGGACCGCTAGCGCATCCAATTCGCCCAGAAAGCTATCAGGAAATCTCCAACTTCTACACCGCGACAGTCTATAACAAGGGCGCAGAAATCATCCGGATGATGCACAGCATGATGGGCGCGGAAAATTTCCGCAAAGGAACGGACTTGTATTTTGATCGCCATGATGGCGAGGCGGCGACTTGCGAAGATTTCGTAGTGTCAATGGAAGATGGTGGCGGGATTGATCTCACGCAGTTTCGCGTCTGGTACCGGACTCCGGGCACTCCGCGTGTTTCCGCAAAACTCAGTCACAATCCACAAACCGGGACGGCGACGCTTGAACTCAAGCAGTCCATTGCGGCTGGTGGCGCGAAACCCGGACCATCGGAAATGGTGATTCCGCTGCGGACCGCCTTGCTCAATCCGGAAACCGGGGAGCATGACGGTGAGCAATTGCTGATCCTGGATAAAGCCGAGCAGAGCTTCACTTTTGAGGGTCAGAATGACCATCCGGTCCTCTCGATAAATCGCGGTTTTTCCGCACCGATTATTTTAGAGAATAGCCGGACCGCTGAAGAATTGGCGTTTCTTTCATCCCACGATGACGACCCATTCGCCCGCTTTGAGGCGATGCAGCAGCTGATGACCGGCTATCTCACGGCCCAGATCACGGGCACCCCGGCAGACCGCGATATTATTTTGCAGGCTATTGGAGCGGTGCTCGCGGATGAGAATATCGACCGTGCATTTCTAGCGGAAATCATCCTGTTACCAACCGAGGCATTTCTGGGTGACCAGATGGTCGAAGTTGATCCGCAGGCTATACATGATGCGCGGGAAAAGCTCCGCGGCAAGATCGGTGTGCAGTTCGAGCGCAAGTTCCGCCGGTTATACAAACAATGCGTGCCCGGAGAATTTTCACTATCCGCAGAAGCGCGGGCGGATCGCAAATTGCGCAACGTGACGCTGGGTTATATCGCTGCTTCACAGGTCGAGGATGCAGCCGAAATCGCCTATGATCAATATTGTGATGCGAATAATATGACTGCGATGCAGGGCGCGCTTGGAGTTCTTTCGCATCTCGATGCGGAAGAGCGTGGTCATGCGTTTGAGAGTTTCTACACGCGCTTCAAAGACAACGCGCTGGTGCTCGACAAGTGGTTCACCATGCAGGCGATGTCGCAGCGCAGCGATACCATAAAGCGCGTGGATGCCTTGTCGCGCCATCCGGATTTCACTCTGGCTAACCCAAACCGCGTGCGGGCATTATATGGCGCATTTGCAGGTAATCAGGTGCGTTTTCATGACCCGTCGGGTAGAGGCTATGCTATGATTGCGGACATGGTGATCGCGCTGGACCCGCAAAATCCGCAAACGGCGGCCCGTTTCATTCCGCAATTGGGTCGCTGGCGGCGCTACGAACGGGGGCGGTCGGAACTGATGCGGCTGGCACTGGAAAAAATTGCTGCCACTTCCAATTTGTCGAAAGATGTCGCAGAACAAGTTAGCAAGAGCCTCGCCTAA
- a CDS encoding ABC transporter permease, with protein MTIPSDFSEETTEDGVATLRFSGNLSIASLEDLPERLRAYDGGATQLDISETGYVDTVGAWLIYRTARDMGAEITGADDEAQRLIAAVSAADEPAEVRPVLPNPVIRVLGEIGEATTTAFKTMAGLVGFFGAVTAASFSLLRHPGRIRWHAVIQRFDVVGVRALGIVGLMSFLIGLVIAQQGAVQLRQFGAEVFTVNLVGRLTLRELGVLMTAIMVAGRSGSAFAAQIGTMKLTEEIDAMRTIGVSPVEALVIPRMMAAVLMLPLLGFYASVVAIIGGGLLSWVALDIPPATFFARIREVVPITDVYIGLVKAPVFGAIIALSGCYQGMQVEGNAEEVGKRTTAAVVQAIFLVIVLDAFFAVFFSWIGWN; from the coding sequence ATGACAATTCCGAGCGATTTTAGCGAAGAGACAACAGAAGACGGAGTAGCCACACTTCGGTTTTCCGGAAACCTGTCAATCGCTTCGCTGGAAGACTTACCTGAGCGGTTGCGAGCCTATGACGGCGGTGCAACACAACTGGATATTTCAGAAACCGGTTATGTCGATACCGTAGGTGCCTGGCTGATCTATCGCACCGCTCGCGATATGGGTGCGGAGATTACTGGCGCGGATGATGAGGCGCAGCGATTGATTGCCGCAGTGAGTGCTGCGGACGAACCTGCCGAGGTTCGTCCTGTTCTCCCCAATCCGGTTATCCGCGTGCTAGGCGAGATCGGGGAGGCGACGACTACCGCTTTTAAAACCATGGCGGGGCTTGTCGGTTTTTTCGGTGCTGTGACCGCGGCAAGTTTTTCGCTGCTCCGTCACCCGGGGCGCATCCGCTGGCATGCAGTTATCCAACGGTTTGACGTGGTTGGGGTCCGAGCATTGGGTATTGTCGGCTTGATGAGTTTTCTCATCGGACTAGTTATCGCGCAGCAGGGCGCCGTGCAACTGCGGCAATTTGGCGCGGAAGTGTTTACTGTCAATCTCGTTGGCCGCCTGACTTTGCGCGAACTGGGTGTATTGATGACTGCGATCATGGTGGCGGGTCGCTCCGGTTCTGCTTTTGCAGCGCAAATTGGCACCATGAAGCTCACCGAAGAAATTGACGCGATGCGGACGATTGGCGTTTCCCCGGTTGAGGCACTGGTTATTCCTCGAATGATGGCGGCTGTTCTTATGCTGCCGCTGCTCGGTTTTTATGCGTCGGTCGTTGCGATTATCGGTGGCGGTTTGCTTAGCTGGGTAGCGCTGGATATCCCGCCAGCGACCTTCTTCGCGCGCATAAGAGAAGTTGTGCCAATTACAGATGTCTACATCGGTCTTGTCAAAGCGCCAGTTTTTGGCGCCATTATCGCGCTGTCCGGTTGCTACCAAGGTATGCAAGTAGAAGGCAATGCGGAGGAAGTAGGCAAGCGTACGACTGCGGCAGTGGTTCAGGCGATTTTCCTTGTGATTGTGCTTGATGCGTTTTTTGCTGTGTTTTTCAGCTGGATCGGGTGGAATTGA
- a CDS encoding SDR family oxidoreductase, protein MPTMLIFGLGYSASRLAEYLRSEGWKVLGTRREAADGAIAFDDSDAVLRAIGGATHILSSVPPARDYSDPVLAHYGEAIGSATFQWSGYLSSTGVYGDVGGAWVDESAPIGSGRRKARSDADLRWQQLRGDMRVFRLPGIYGPGRSPLERVRSGKAKRVDVPGQVFSRIHVDDIVSAIVASFDGPSGVYNISDNLPAPQHEVIAHAARLLGIKVPPLLSLKEANLSEAAKDFYNENRRVSNIKAKRLMDWEPQFPDYKAGLQSLMCVD, encoded by the coding sequence ATGCCGACAATGCTTATTTTCGGGTTGGGATATTCAGCATCACGCCTTGCAGAATATTTACGTAGCGAGGGATGGAAGGTTCTGGGGACCAGACGCGAAGCGGCCGATGGCGCGATTGCCTTTGATGATAGCGACGCAGTCTTGAGGGCGATTGGTGGAGCCACCCACATTCTCTCTTCTGTCCCGCCAGCGCGGGATTACAGCGATCCGGTGCTTGCGCATTATGGTGAAGCAATCGGGTCAGCAACTTTCCAATGGTCAGGCTATCTTTCTTCCACCGGCGTCTATGGCGATGTCGGCGGTGCATGGGTCGATGAAAGCGCACCCATTGGTTCGGGACGCCGCAAAGCGCGCAGCGATGCAGATTTGCGCTGGCAGCAGCTGCGCGGCGATATGCGGGTATTCCGCTTGCCCGGTATTTATGGGCCCGGCAGAAGCCCGCTCGAGCGAGTTCGCTCCGGTAAAGCCAAGCGCGTTGATGTACCCGGCCAAGTGTTCAGCCGCATCCATGTCGATGATATCGTAAGCGCCATCGTTGCATCTTTTGATGGACCTTCCGGTGTTTATAATATTTCAGACAATTTGCCTGCACCACAACACGAGGTTATCGCCCATGCCGCCCGGTTGCTCGGTATCAAAGTTCCGCCCTTGCTGTCTCTTAAGGAAGCCAACCTGTCTGAGGCCGCAAAGGACTTTTATAACGAAAACCGGCGCGTTTCCAACATCAAAGCCAAACGTTTGATGGACTGGGAGCCGCAGTTCCCCGACTATAAGGCTGGATTACAGTCACTTATGTGCGTTGATTAG
- a CDS encoding M48 family metallopeptidase, which yields MLRICLLILSAMILIGLPLETGFAQEAAPTAFDAEQASRAYIDTLKGAELEKSNSYFEGGYWLILWGAIVGFLVDLLILQSRLSARFRDWAERVTKRKWLQPGLYALPYSIAGFLIALPWTIYTDFFREKQYDLLDQGFGAWIGELATGFGISLIFFPLIVIAIFAVIRRAPKTWWIWGTGVVAVFLMIGMLLAPVFIAPLFNEYNEMEAGPLRDKIVAMAGENDVPSNHIYVFDQSKQHKRISANVSGFGPTIRISLNDNLLERTDPEEVAAVMGHELGHYVLGHTWRSIFIILLIMGVGLFMVARIAPRLIDRYGDKWGVHGIFDPAVIPVFGLLLTLYFFAATPALNTLIRVNESDADLFGLNVAKEPDGFAKVAMRLSEYRKIEPGPIEEMVFFDHPSGATRVRMAMQWKAANVENPVAVNPGKLEKE from the coding sequence ATGTTGAGAATATGCCTGCTGATATTATCCGCGATGATTTTGATCGGTTTGCCACTCGAAACCGGTTTTGCGCAGGAAGCAGCGCCCACAGCTTTTGACGCTGAACAAGCCAGCCGCGCCTACATTGATACGCTGAAAGGCGCGGAACTGGAAAAATCCAATAGCTATTTTGAAGGCGGCTATTGGCTTATCCTGTGGGGCGCGATTGTTGGATTTCTCGTAGACCTCTTAATATTGCAATCCCGCCTTTCCGCGCGTTTCCGCGATTGGGCCGAGCGCGTCACCAAAAGAAAATGGCTGCAACCGGGGCTTTACGCCTTACCCTATAGCATCGCCGGGTTTCTGATCGCCCTGCCGTGGACAATCTACACGGATTTCTTTCGTGAGAAACAATATGATTTACTCGACCAAGGCTTTGGTGCTTGGATCGGTGAGCTCGCAACCGGCTTTGGAATATCGCTCATTTTCTTTCCGCTCATTGTGATTGCGATATTCGCTGTTATCCGACGTGCCCCTAAAACATGGTGGATATGGGGAACCGGCGTGGTGGCGGTATTCCTGATGATCGGAATGCTGCTCGCGCCTGTTTTCATCGCGCCGCTGTTTAATGAATATAACGAGATGGAAGCGGGGCCTTTGCGCGATAAAATCGTAGCGATGGCCGGTGAGAATGATGTTCCCTCCAACCATATCTATGTGTTTGACCAATCCAAACAGCATAAGCGGATCTCCGCCAATGTGTCGGGCTTTGGACCGACTATACGGATATCCCTGAATGACAATTTGCTCGAACGCACCGATCCTGAAGAAGTGGCTGCAGTCATGGGTCATGAACTGGGCCATTATGTTCTGGGCCACACATGGCGCTCGATTTTCATCATCCTGCTGATAATGGGTGTCGGTCTGTTTATGGTTGCGCGGATCGCGCCCAGATTAATTGATCGCTACGGCGACAAATGGGGTGTTCACGGTATCTTTGATCCCGCAGTCATCCCGGTGTTCGGACTATTGCTTACGCTATATTTCTTCGCCGCAACACCGGCGCTGAACACTCTCATTCGCGTCAATGAAAGCGACGCTGATCTGTTCGGTCTCAACGTCGCAAAGGAACCCGATGGTTTTGCCAAAGTCGCAATGCGGTTGTCTGAATATCGAAAAATTGAACCGGGACCGATTGAAGAAATGGTCTTCTTCGACCACCCATCAGGAGCAACCCGGGTACGGATGGCGATGCAATGGAAGGCTGCCAATGTCGAAAATCCTGTTGCCGTAAATCCCGGCAAGTTAGAGAAAGAATAA